The Mycolicibacterium fluoranthenivorans genomic interval GCTGCGCCAGTGGACCGTTGCCGAGCCTGGCCAGTGCGTCGGCTTCCGCGGTATGCCGACGTTGTCGCGACGAAGTCGATTGCAGGCGGTCGGCGGCGGTGTCGGTGGCGCGAAGCTGCGCCCGAACGAGTTCGATTATCAGGTGCGGCTGCTCCCGCCAGCGGGGCCGCGCGATGTCGCGGCTGTCGGATCTATGTCCGTGTCGCAGCAGGAAGTCGTCATAGCCTTGCCAGAACCGCGCGTCCGCGGTGTGGCGGCGGACATGGTCGTAGGCCGCGCCGCTGCGCACCAGGGTGGTGAGCTCGGCATCGTCGAGCGCGGTGTGGGCGAGTCCGGTGATCTCGGTGTTGATGGTGGCGGTCTTGGTGTCGTCCAGTCCGCTGATGACGTTCTGGTAGAGCTCGCCCGAGGTGTCGGCGCACCAGCGTTGCAGCAGCTGTTGCAGAAGGCCGTGCAGAAAGCTGTTGTAGAGGGTCATGCCCCAGCGCACGGTCCGAAAGTGTTCCTCGCCGAGCGCGTTGACCTCGTCGTACTGGCGGCGCCACTGGTGCTCGCTGAGCGTGCCGTAGTCCTGGTCGAGTTTCGGGACGATATCTTTCTCGATTGTTGCGCAGTGCTTTTCGAGTGCAACAAGGTTGTTCTTGAGGCCGCTGCGCCGGCGATCGCGCCACGGGGCCAGGGCGAACCCGGCCAGCAGCCGCGGATCCCATGCGGCGGCCCGAACCCGGTCCAGCACCAGCGGTGGGAACCACTGGTCGGCGGCGTTGGACCGCATCGAGCGCGGCAGCATCCGCAGGCCTTCGACGAAGTACGCACCGCTGAAGTACGCGTAACCGTGGTGTAGGCGCACCGGCGCCATCCCGGCCATATCGCGGCGTCCCTGCAGGCCGGCCATCTCCTTCATGCTCATCTCGATGATCCAGGGCAGCATCAGATCTTCGGGCAGTGGCAGGGTGCAGTCGGACAGGTACTCGTCCCCGAAACGTCGTGACCACACATCGACGGGCTCTTCGCTCGGGAGGTTGGTGATCGGCCGATCCTGCAGGACGAACGGGCGTCCGTCCGCGATGGCCCACTCGAGGTCGCGGCGCGGGCCGATGCGCTCGGTGACGACCGTCGCAAGATCGTGCAGCGTGCGTAGTTCGGCTGTCGTCAAACAGAATTCGCGACGCCGCGCGTGATCGACATCGCGTTCGTGCACGCCGCGGTCCCACACCGCTTCCAGGGCCTTGGCGCCGAGTGCGCGGCTGCGGATGACACCGCTGGCGCGGTCGAGGACGAAGTTGTCCGGGTCTGTCCGGCCCGATACCACCGTTTCGCCCAGACCCCATGCGGCATCGATGACGATCTCGGCAGCGAACGGCCGCAACGGGTTTGCGGTCAAAAGCACTCCGGCGGTGTCCGGGCTGATCATTCGTTGCAGGATCAGTGCGATTCCGTCGGCATTCGTCTTTGCTAGGTTGTCCCGGTAGGTGTGGGCGCGGGTGTCGTCGAAGGATGCCCAGCAGGTGTGCACCGCTTCTCGCAGACCGTCCAGGGAATCGACACCAAGGACGGTCTCGTACACCCCGGCGAAGGAGGCGTCGGCCAGATCCTCGGCGACGGCCGAGCTACGTACCGCCCAGGGTGCTCCGCCGAACAGCGTCTCGACTTCATTCCACCAGCGCGCGAGGCCCTCGTCGAGGCAGGCGGTCCGGGTGACCGGGTCCAGTGAGATGTCCGCGGGGATGCACCACGCCTCCGGCACGGGTAGCCCTGCAGCCAGGAGCCGAACCAGGCCTGCTGCCTTGCCGCCGATGTTCTCGACGGCGATATCAGTATCGGGGGAGAGTGCAACGATCACCGGAACCTCGAAACGACAGCGTCTTTGACGACAGGGAGCAGGGCGGGCAGATTGGTGAGCAGCTCGCGCCGTCCTGCGTGCCAGGTGTGTTCGAGGACGCCCGCACCTGGCAGGTGCGAACCGTCCTGGAGGCGGGCCTCGAACCGGGCATGTGTTTCGCGCAGGAGCAGCCCACTCTTGAACAACGGGACCTGACTGATCCCGCGTGCGGTGACCTCGATCGAGGTCCCCTCGTCGTCGACGATCGTGATCTCGGCGTCCCGGGCACTGTGTGTCCCCGGGGAGACGTAGCGCAGGTCGAAGCCGGCCACTGCGCATGATCGGCCGGCGCGGCTGAGGAAACCGGATTGCGCGAGTTGGCCGTCGACGGTGGTCTGGGTGACGGTGAAGGCCAGGTCGGCGCCGAACTGCGCCGAGATCCAGTCCCAGCCGGCGATATTGCCCCAATCCCGCGGACCCCAGGATTTATCGCGGGTGCCGAAGCCACGGATCTGGTGTTCCCGGCCGCGGATCACCGACCGGCCGGACACCGTGCCGGGGTGCTCGAAATGCCGGTGCGCGATGACCTCGGTGCCGTTGTGGCCGAAGTCGAACGCTGGTGCCAGCGCTGTCCACGTCAGATCGATCTCGTCTCGTCCGTCCAGGGTGATCCGCCATCGCCGCAGGGGCTCGGTGCAGCGCAAGGTCAGGCGGCCGACGGTCAGGCCGTCGGCACTGCGGAAGGCCATCGGGTCACCATCGATCGGTTGGTCGACGGCACCGTAGACCAGTTCTCGTCGGCCCCCGCGCATGGTGATGACGACTGCGTCGGCCTGGCGCTGGGCGAACCGATAGCCCAGGCGGGCAAAGCCCAACGCCGCACCGGTGGTATCCACCCAATTGAAGTAGTAACTCTCCTGCCAGTGCGCTGCGGCGCCGGGCGGGTGCAGTTCTTCGTCTGCCGTTGCGATGACGTTGGCCATGGTGTCAGTCAAACGTGAGCGATAGCTCGTCTTCAATTCGTGTCTTGTGCCACACTTCGTGGATGTCCGTCGTACGCTCTGGCCCGCGCAAACTGCCCCGGCAGGAGCGCTCGCGCGCGATGGTGGACCGCATTCTCGAGGCTGCCGCTCGCGTCTTGATCGCGTATGGGTACGACGGCGCGTCTACCAATCGCATCGCCCGCGCCGCGGGTGTGAGCCCTGGTTCGCTCTATCAGTACTTCAGCGACAAGGACGCCATCACCTCGGCCGTCGTGGATCGGCTTGCCGAGGAGATCAGTGTGAACGTTTCGGCGGTCTTCCGAACCATGGCGGGGCGATCAGCCGAAGACGGCACCCGAGCGGCACTGACTACTTTGGTGGATGCGCTTGCCCCGCAGGCGGATCTGCTACGAATCGCTGTCGAACAGGTACCCCGATTCGGCGAGGCCGACAGGCTGGGCGTCCTGCTGGAACGGGCACGTGACCTCGTCTACCATCAACTGCTCGCCAACCAGGACCGGCTTCGACGCCACGACCTGGATACCACGACATGGTTCGTGGTGCACACCGCCACTCAGTTGACCATCCGTTACACCGTCGATCGGCCGCCGATTCCCGCGGACAGATTCGTCGACGAACTGAGCAGGCTACTGCTCGGGTATGTCTACCGCGACTGATCAGCGTCCGCCGGGCGCACCCCGTCAGCTCCTCGGCA includes:
- a CDS encoding PEP/pyruvate-binding domain-containing protein: MIVALSPDTDIAVENIGGKAAGLVRLLAAGLPVPEAWCIPADISLDPVTRTACLDEGLARWWNEVETLFGGAPWAVRSSAVAEDLADASFAGVYETVLGVDSLDGLREAVHTCWASFDDTRAHTYRDNLAKTNADGIALILQRMISPDTAGVLLTANPLRPFAAEIVIDAAWGLGETVVSGRTDPDNFVLDRASGVIRSRALGAKALEAVWDRGVHERDVDHARRREFCLTTAELRTLHDLATVVTERIGPRRDLEWAIADGRPFVLQDRPITNLPSEEPVDVWSRRFGDEYLSDCTLPLPEDLMLPWIIEMSMKEMAGLQGRRDMAGMAPVRLHHGYAYFSGAYFVEGLRMLPRSMRSNAADQWFPPLVLDRVRAAAWDPRLLAGFALAPWRDRRRSGLKNNLVALEKHCATIEKDIVPKLDQDYGTLSEHQWRRQYDEVNALGEEHFRTVRWGMTLYNSFLHGLLQQLLQRWCADTSGELYQNVISGLDDTKTATINTEITGLAHTALDDAELTTLVRSGAAYDHVRRHTADARFWQGYDDFLLRHGHRSDSRDIARPRWREQPHLIIELVRAQLRATDTAADRLQSTSSRQRRHTAEADALARLGNGPLAQLRKPMLMHLMALVQDYTRYRENQRYHLDYLLTHLRSLVLEQAKRLVRQGVLHDPDDVFLLRGEEFFAILDGRAAPAELADTLNARRAEFARNSARLPATYLYDDIETEVDTEPSDQHPDLPDGAIGGTAFCHGRATGPARVVHTLADLGKVEAGDILVAPNIDPGWTSVFPLLSGLVVETGGKLSHGAILSREYGIPAVGGITGATKTIVDRAQITVDGRTGSVSL
- a CDS encoding DUF7065 domain-containing protein, giving the protein MANVIATADEELHPPGAAAHWQESYYFNWVDTTGAALGFARLGYRFAQRQADAVVITMRGGRRELVYGAVDQPIDGDPMAFRSADGLTVGRLTLRCTEPLRRWRITLDGRDEIDLTWTALAPAFDFGHNGTEVIAHRHFEHPGTVSGRSVIRGREHQIRGFGTRDKSWGPRDWGNIAGWDWISAQFGADLAFTVTQTTVDGQLAQSGFLSRAGRSCAVAGFDLRYVSPGTHSARDAEITIVDDEGTSIEVTARGISQVPLFKSGLLLRETHARFEARLQDGSHLPGAGVLEHTWHAGRRELLTNLPALLPVVKDAVVSRFR
- a CDS encoding TetR/AcrR family transcriptional regulator, with product MSVVRSGPRKLPRQERSRAMVDRILEAAARVLIAYGYDGASTNRIARAAGVSPGSLYQYFSDKDAITSAVVDRLAEEISVNVSAVFRTMAGRSAEDGTRAALTTLVDALAPQADLLRIAVEQVPRFGEADRLGVLLERARDLVYHQLLANQDRLRRHDLDTTTWFVVHTATQLTIRYTVDRPPIPADRFVDELSRLLLGYVYRD